The Planktothrix tepida PCC 9214 genome window below encodes:
- a CDS encoding NAD-dependent epimerase/dehydratase family protein, whose amino-acid sequence MKHLITGGSGFLGNLIARRLYERGEDVKILDIWEDPTRPPEIEFINCDICDRTGVAKAMEGIDIVHHNVALVPLTKSGNKFWEVNVEGSKIAAEEAVKAGVKSFIHMSSSALFGEAECPITNDTPTKAVEIYGRAKLAGELAVREICDQGGLPLIVIRPRTILGEGRLGIFQILFEWIQEGKNVYVIGSGNVKFQFVHAHDLMDAYLLALDLGQPGIYNVGTDRFGTLREGLEHLIEYAGTKSQVKSLPTGLTIGTLQLLDWMGLSPLAPWHYLTYHKEFYFDVDPLLKLGWKPKYSNDEMFRESYDWFQKNYNQLQAEKAGSAHRRPVKEKLLWVLKQLS is encoded by the coding sequence ATGAAGCACTTAATTACGGGGGGATCAGGGTTTTTAGGAAATTTAATTGCGCGTCGATTATATGAACGGGGAGAAGACGTTAAAATTTTAGATATTTGGGAAGATCCGACCCGTCCCCCAGAAATTGAATTTATTAACTGTGATATTTGCGATCGCACTGGGGTTGCAAAAGCGATGGAAGGAATTGATATTGTTCATCATAATGTGGCTTTAGTTCCCTTAACAAAATCCGGTAATAAATTCTGGGAGGTCAACGTTGAAGGAAGCAAAATCGCCGCCGAAGAAGCCGTAAAAGCCGGAGTCAAAAGTTTTATTCACATGAGTTCTAGTGCTTTATTTGGAGAGGCTGAATGTCCGATTACCAACGATACCCCGACAAAAGCTGTTGAGATTTATGGACGGGCAAAATTAGCTGGAGAATTAGCGGTTAGAGAGATTTGTGATCAAGGTGGTTTACCCTTAATTGTGATTCGTCCCCGAACTATTTTAGGCGAAGGAAGATTAGGGATTTTTCAGATATTATTTGAATGGATTCAAGAAGGAAAGAATGTTTATGTGATTGGAAGTGGTAACGTTAAATTTCAGTTTGTTCATGCTCATGATTTGATGGATGCCTATCTTCTTGCTCTTGATTTAGGTCAACCCGGAATCTATAATGTCGGAACCGATCGTTTTGGCACGTTACGAGAAGGATTAGAACATTTAATTGAATATGCAGGAACAAAATCTCAAGTTAAAAGTTTACCCACTGGACTAACAATTGGAACTTTACAACTATTAGACTGGATGGGGTTAAGTCCTCTCGCCCCTTGGCATTATTTAACCTATCACAAAGAATTTTATTTTGATGTTGATCCTCTGCTAAAACTCGGCTGGAAACCCAAATATTCTAATGATGAAATGTTCCGAGAAAGTTATGATTGGTTCCAAAAGAACTATAATCAACTGCAAGCGGAAAAAGCAGGTTCAGCCCATCGTCGCCCCGTCAAAGAAAAATTACTTTGGGTGTTAAAACAACTCTCCTAA
- a CDS encoding DMT family transporter: protein MNNINSANWISWSLVLIAAMNTGIGNLLLKKSRLEAPDPSLLTLLLSPWFIAAILVYGINLIVFAKALDRLPVSIAYPVFAAIGFSLVAFMGSLFLGERFGINQMIGLSLIVAGIVIMSR from the coding sequence GTGAACAATATTAACTCAGCTAATTGGATTTCATGGAGTTTAGTTTTAATTGCGGCTATGAACACGGGAATTGGCAATTTATTACTAAAAAAATCCCGACTAGAAGCCCCTGATCCCAGTTTACTGACTCTATTATTATCTCCTTGGTTTATTGCTGCAATCCTCGTCTATGGAATTAACTTAATTGTCTTTGCTAAAGCCTTAGATCGCTTACCCGTTTCCATTGCTTATCCTGTCTTTGCTGCTATTGGTTTTAGCTTAGTTGCATTCATGGGAAGTTTATTTTTAGGAGAACGGTTTGGAATCAATCAAATGATAGGATTAAGCTTGATTGTGGCTGGAATTGTTATTATGTCTCGTTGA
- a CDS encoding UbiA prenyltransferase family protein has translation MKPANQDYYSGDSTSVLETISDTTDPLFVSTQSKTLPPLIKLLRPHQWTKNLFCLAGLLFGGRLLQPQSILLSGLTVIFFSAMASAIYIFNDIQDRERDRLHPKKKYRPLASGQVSVKLGLAIAFCLATLSFLGAYSLGIPTLICVLLYAINNIAYSLRLKNIALFDVNCIAFGFVLRLLAGIYALGDMPTAWIVLCTFFLTLFLGFSKRRSELLSLLHFQNHQDSLESENIPPEHEKSAPLERSYLHLFYQRGRKNQQRPVLSQYTLPYLDSLLNSTATMTIMCYALFTITSGKNPSLVITVPIVYYAVMHYKWLVTVLAEGEEPSRILIQDTTIKLSLGAWLISYLAILYFNIHLFH, from the coding sequence ATGAAACCAGCAAATCAAGATTATTATTCAGGTGATTCTACTTCTGTATTAGAGACAATTTCTGATACCACTGATCCTTTATTTGTATCGACTCAATCTAAAACCCTTCCCCCCCTAATCAAACTTCTTCGTCCCCACCAATGGACAAAAAATTTATTCTGTTTAGCCGGACTTTTGTTTGGTGGTAGACTATTACAACCCCAGAGCATTTTGCTATCAGGATTAACGGTAATTTTCTTCTCAGCAATGGCATCAGCCATTTATATTTTTAATGATATTCAAGATCGAGAACGCGATCGCCTGCATCCGAAAAAAAAGTATCGTCCCCTTGCGAGTGGTCAAGTTTCAGTTAAACTGGGGTTAGCGATCGCATTTTGTTTAGCAACGCTTTCGTTTTTAGGTGCTTATTCGTTAGGAATTCCCACATTAATTTGTGTTTTACTTTACGCCATTAATAATATTGCTTATTCTCTCAGACTTAAAAATATAGCTTTATTTGATGTGAATTGCATTGCCTTTGGGTTTGTGTTAAGGCTATTAGCAGGAATCTATGCGTTAGGAGATATGCCAACGGCTTGGATTGTTTTATGTACCTTTTTTCTAACTCTATTTTTAGGGTTTTCTAAGCGACGTTCTGAACTTTTATCTCTCTTGCATTTTCAAAACCATCAAGACAGTTTAGAGTCTGAAAATATACCTCCAGAACATGAAAAATCAGCACCGTTAGAACGCTCTTATTTGCACTTATTTTATCAACGAGGAAGAAAAAACCAACAACGTCCAGTTCTCTCTCAATACACCTTACCTTATTTAGATTCTCTTCTCAATAGCACAGCAACAATGACCATTATGTGTTATGCTTTATTTACAATAACATCGGGTAAAAATCCTTCTTTAGTCATTACCGTCCCGATTGTTTATTATGCCGTAATGCACTATAAATGGTTAGTTACAGTTTTAGCTGAAGGAGAAGAACCCAGCCGCATTTTAATTCAAGATACTACGATTAAATTAAGTTTAGGGGCTTGGCTGATTAGTTATTTAGCAATCTTGTATTTTAATATTCATTTATTTCATTAA
- a CDS encoding transglutaminase-like domain-containing protein: MNLNSPTLGQNTGFKPRTIRPMGVSALYGLIGVGNSLFAVDTLRGFLLKIDPKTDNATVVNPDLTLAFRDVTGLAVWENTLWFTRGREVYYCPQVIAGNSIVNLEPLLFLELPYAVTGIAVWESTLYLACDRLASILVYSRNTRQEITRFHSPGIGVENLTIKNEELWVCDREEQTVYCLERGTGETRFSVLTPFESPTGLTFYTDPETGEEVLYVAYAGDELYIRDNPSSYEQFQLAKRDRTFIHPLYFHYNESEHYATSNGYLIEMSYVEELEPLDAVYIEDLEWRIALPSNTKRQKVVEVSYIGIPFREEIEEGEKVAVFRFNPLTSTERLIFGWKALLEVRSIKYQINPRQVENIPRLSPDFPQKYLVDDDHLAMNTAIVQEAAQAAIRNETNFLRQLLSIRNYVYDQLSYSLTSKIENPDVVLKRGIGSCGEYVGVLLALARLNGIACRTIGRYKCPQFADRRGVSLEPEYNHVWLEFYIPGFGWVPMESNPDDIQEGGPYPLRFFMGLAWYHIEIGKGIRFQRLTNQGVDVDREKVSVGTLAINHVRFTILDELPAV, from the coding sequence ATGAATCTTAACTCACCAACTTTGGGGCAAAATACGGGTTTTAAACCCCGGACAATTCGACCGATGGGGGTTTCTGCTTTATATGGGTTAATTGGGGTAGGAAATTCCTTATTTGCCGTTGATACCTTACGCGGATTTTTACTTAAAATTGACCCCAAAACCGATAATGCAACGGTGGTTAATCCTGATTTAACGTTAGCATTTAGAGATGTTACAGGGTTAGCGGTCTGGGAAAATACCCTTTGGTTTACTCGCGGTCGAGAAGTTTATTATTGTCCCCAAGTGATTGCAGGGAATTCTATTGTTAATCTTGAGCCTCTATTGTTTCTGGAATTACCTTATGCTGTCACCGGAATTGCGGTTTGGGAATCTACCCTTTATTTAGCTTGTGATCGACTGGCTTCTATCTTAGTTTATAGTCGCAATACCCGACAGGAAATTACGCGCTTCCATTCCCCAGGAATTGGAGTAGAAAATCTCACGATTAAAAATGAGGAATTATGGGTTTGTGATCGAGAAGAACAAACGGTATATTGTTTAGAACGGGGAACGGGAGAAACGCGATTTAGTGTGTTAACACCGTTTGAATCTCCCACGGGATTAACCTTTTATACTGATCCTGAAACGGGTGAGGAAGTTCTTTATGTTGCCTATGCTGGGGATGAGCTTTATATTCGAGATAATCCCAGTTCCTATGAACAATTTCAATTAGCAAAACGCGATCGCACGTTTATCCATCCTCTCTATTTTCATTATAACGAATCCGAGCATTATGCTACATCTAATGGCTATTTGATCGAAATGTCTTATGTAGAAGAGTTAGAACCGTTAGATGCCGTTTACATTGAAGATTTAGAATGGCGAATTGCTTTACCGTCTAATACGAAACGGCAAAAAGTTGTGGAAGTGTCTTATATTGGGATTCCCTTTAGGGAAGAAATTGAAGAGGGGGAAAAAGTCGCGGTTTTCAGATTTAATCCGTTAACTTCAACAGAACGTTTAATTTTTGGTTGGAAAGCGTTGTTAGAAGTTAGAAGTATTAAATATCAAATTAATCCTCGTCAGGTGGAAAATATTCCTCGTTTGTCACCGGATTTTCCCCAAAAATATTTAGTTGATGATGATCATTTAGCCATGAATACGGCTATTGTTCAAGAAGCCGCCCAAGCTGCGATTCGCAATGAAACTAATTTTTTACGGCAACTTTTAAGTATTCGCAATTATGTTTATGATCAGTTATCCTATAGTCTGACTTCTAAGATTGAAAATCCTGATGTGGTTTTGAAGCGAGGGATTGGTTCCTGTGGGGAATATGTAGGAGTTTTATTAGCTTTAGCCCGATTAAATGGCATTGCTTGCCGCACCATTGGACGGTATAAATGTCCGCAGTTTGCTGACCGTCGAGGGGTTTCTTTAGAACCTGAATATAATCATGTTTGGTTGGAATTTTATATTCCGGGTTTCGGTTGGGTTCCCATGGAATCTAACCCGGATGATATTCAAGAAGGGGGGCCCTATCCGTTGCGGTTTTTTATGGGTTTAGCTTGGTATCATATTGAAATTGGCAAAGGAATCCGCTTTCAACGATTAACCAATCAAGGGGTTGATGTTGACCGAGAAAAAGTCTCTGTGGGTACTTTAGCAATTAATCATGTTCGGTTTACTATTTTAGATGAGTTACCTGCGGTTTAA
- a CDS encoding DUF928 domain-containing protein has product MARPMFFLHRATLGLTLLLQIILGNSLIVPIAHSASLPPLGGDEQQGITPRQGDKAQNSEPSSPTGHSPFTNWNAFTPPQRGVPGRREGGGTRGGDCPSPVTALIPESTMGRTASKQPAFFLYIPGTLDQKVTEFEITDEIDKTLYKTTFTLNIDRPGIVGIQWSPNSKFITLEDDKNYRWYLTIKCDVSDSSKDILVSGWINLATLTNDQKRQLEQTQDPLEKLKLYVQQGLWYETIATLASLRLEQSRDVAIKNQWNQLLQSIGFDPALKETQNEKNKAQTILDAPILKIQIN; this is encoded by the coding sequence ATGGCTAGGCCAATGTTTTTCCTCCACCGTGCAACACTTGGACTAACGTTACTGTTGCAAATCATTTTGGGCAATAGTTTAATTGTACCCATCGCCCATTCAGCATCTTTACCTCCTCTTGGGGGAGATGAACAGCAGGGAATCACTCCTAGACAGGGGGACAAGGCTCAGAACTCTGAACCCTCCTCGCCCACGGGTCATTCACCCTTTACGAATTGGAATGCCTTTACCCCACCTCAACGGGGTGTACCGGGGCGTCGGGAAGGGGGCGGAACTCGGGGTGGAGATTGTCCCAGTCCAGTGACTGCCTTAATCCCAGAGTCTACAATGGGGCGCACAGCGTCAAAACAACCTGCCTTTTTTCTTTATATTCCAGGGACACTCGATCAAAAGGTAACTGAATTTGAAATTACCGATGAAATCGATAAAACCCTATATAAAACCACCTTTACCCTCAATATTGATCGCCCTGGAATTGTGGGAATTCAATGGTCTCCTAACTCTAAATTTATTACTTTAGAAGACGATAAAAATTATCGCTGGTATCTGACTATTAAATGTGATGTCAGTGATTCTTCAAAAGATATTCTTGTAAGTGGATGGATTAATTTAGCCACTTTAACGAATGATCAAAAACGTCAATTAGAGCAAACTCAAGATCCCTTAGAAAAGCTTAAACTCTATGTTCAACAGGGACTTTGGTATGAAACAATTGCAACTTTAGCCAGCTTACGATTAGAACAATCCAGAGATGTAGCGATTAAAAATCAATGGAATCAACTCTTACAATCTATTGGTTTTGATCCGGCTTTAAAAGAAACTCAAAATGAAAAAAATAAAGCTCAGACAATTCTTGATGCGCCTATTTTAAAAATTCAAATCAATTAA